One Nicotiana sylvestris chromosome 12, ASM39365v2, whole genome shotgun sequence genomic window carries:
- the LOC104212484 gene encoding NAC domain-containing protein 92-like: MELKVNKEESSLPPGFRFHPTDEELITYYLVNKISDASFTGRAIADVDLNKSEPWDLPGKAKMEGKEWYFFSLRDRKYPTGVRTNRATNTGYWKTTGKDKEIFNSKTSELVGMKKTLVFYKGRAPRGEKSNWVMHEYRIRSKSSYRTNKQDEWVVCRIFQKSAGMKKYPTNHSRTIVNPYSLEINQNAISSQMMMQPDHGFQFAMGRNYINHASNYMNNFPIQHQMNYNIGGSSSGGGGGGGDNFFTISGLNLNLGGGAAASSQPVLRPMPPPPPPPQVMNIQHEVTSSMLDNCAITSEAGYGAEMNSAHYCADLDNYWATY, encoded by the exons atgGAATTAAAAGTGAATAAAGAAGAGAGTAGTCTACCACCAGGATTCAGATTTCATCCAACAGATGAAGAGCTTATAACATATTATCTTGTGAATAAGATTTCTGATGCTAGTTTTACTGGAAGGGCTATTGCTGATGTTGATCTTAACAAATCTGAGCCATGGGATCTTCCAG GTAAGGCAAAAATGGAAGGAAAAGAATGGTATTTCTTCAGCCTTCGTGATAGGAAATACCCAACTGGAGTTAGAACAAATAGAGCTACAAATACTGGATATTGGAAAACTACTGGCAAAGATAAGGAGATATTCAATAGTAAAACTTCAGAATTGGTTGGCATGAAAAAAACATTGGTTTTCTATAaaggaagagctccaagaggagAGAAATCAAATTGGGTGATGCATGAATATAGAATTCGATCCAAATCCTCTTATAGAACAAACAAG CAAGACGAATGGGTGGTTTGCCGAATTTTCCAGAAGAGTGCAGGAATGAAGAAGTACCCTACTAACCATTCAAGGACAATAGTTAATCCCTACTCTTTGGAGATTAATCAAAATGCAATATCCTCACAAATGATGATGCAACCTGATCATGGCTTTCAATTTGCAATGGGAAGAAATTACATAAACCATGCATCTAATTATATGAACAACTTTCCAATTCAACACCAAATGAATTACAATATAGGAGGTAGTAGCAGTGGTggcggaggaggaggaggagataATTTTTTTACTATTTCAGGCTTAAACTTGAATCTTGGTGGTGGTGCCGCCGCCTCGTCTCAGCCAGTTTTAAGGCCAATGCCGCCACCGCCGCCACCACCACAAGTTATGAATATTCAACATGAAGTGACTTCTTCTATGTTGGATAATTGTGCAATTACAAGTGAGGCAGGTTATGGGGCAGAAATGAATAGTGCACATTATTGTGCTGATTTGGACAACTATTGGGCTACTTATTGA